One Amaranthus tricolor cultivar Red isolate AtriRed21 chromosome 10, ASM2621246v1, whole genome shotgun sequence genomic window carries:
- the LOC130825689 gene encoding heterogeneous nuclear ribonucleoprotein 1-like: protein MDSDQGKLFVGGISWETDEEKLKEYFGQYGDVYQANIMRDKTTGRPRGFGFVLFSDPSVVDRVLQDKHTIDGRTVEAKRAMSREDQQNSGRGNNGGRDVGGGNIRTKKIFVGGLPPTLTDEGFRQYFENYGSVTDVVIMYDQNTNRPRGFGFISFDNEDAVDRVLQNTFHDLNGKQVEVKRALPKDANPGMGNRGGGGGYNSGGDQNAYDNRMGSNRYMQGQNAGGAFPPYSSGYGAAGYGYAPANAGMGYGAYPGYGGPASAVYGNPNAQRSSWNAQAASGYGAAGYGNAGPWGAAGAGNGGPTGQSPSVGSGYGSQAYGYGGYGGGDGYGNGGNRSGGATGNNGSGGAGERQGGYSSGYGDANGHGGYGAGGYGTQAGSQMGYNSGYGGA from the exons ATGGATTCAGATCAAGGGAAATTGTTTGTAGGTGGGATTTCATGGGAAACGGATGAAGAAAAGCTTAAAGAATATTTTGGGCAGTATGGAGATGTTTATCAGGCTAATATTATGAGAGATAAAACAACTGGTAGACCTAGAGGTTTTggatttgttcttttttcaGATCCTTCTGTTGTTGATAGAGTTCTTCAGGATAAACATACCATCGATGGTAGAACG GTCGAGGCTAAGCGAGCAATGTCAAGAGAAGATCAGCAGAACTCTGGAAGAGGAAACAATGGTGGTAGAGACGTAGGTGGAGGAAACATTAGAACCAAGAAGATATTTGTTGGAGGATTACCTCCTACTTTAACTGACGAAGGGTTTCGGCAGTACTTTGAGAACTATGGTAGTGTAACTGATGTGGTTATTATGTATGATCAGAATACAAATAGACCCCGTGGTTTTGGATTCATTTCTTTTGACAACGAGGATGCAGTAGATAGAGTTTTACAGAATACCTTCCATGATTTAAACGGGAAGCAAGTTGAGGTTAAGCGTGCTCTACCCAAGGACGCCAACCCTGGTATGGGCAACCGTGGGGGTGGTGGTGGTTATAATTCTGGTGGTGACCAGAATGCTTATGATAACAGGATGGGTTCTAATAGATATATGCAGGGTCAAAATGCAGGTGGTGCTTTTCCACCGTATAGTTCTGGCTATGGTGCAGCGGGTTATGGATATGCGCCTGCTAATGCTGGCATGGGCTATGGTGCGTATCCTGGATATGGAGGCCCTGCCAGTGCAGTGTATGGGAATCCAAATGCTCAAAGGAGTTCATGGAATGCACAGGCAGCTTCTGGTTATGGTGCAGCTGGTTATGGAAATGCAGGTCCTTGGGGTGCTGCTGGTGCAGGTAATGGTGGCCCGACTGGTCAATCTCCCAGTGTAGGCTCTGGGTATGGGAGTCAAGCTTATGGATATGGGGGTTACGGCGGTGGTGATGGATATGGTAACGGAGGTAATCGTTCTGGTGGGGCCACCGGTAACAATGGATCTGGTGGTGCAGGAGAGAGGCAAGGGGGCTATAGTAGTGGATATGGTGATGCTAATGGTCATGGTGGATATGGTGCTGGTGGTTATGGGACTCAGGCCGGTTCACAAATGGGTTACAATAGTGGATATGGTGGTGCCTAA
- the LOC130825686 gene encoding heterogeneous nuclear ribonucleoprotein 1-like — protein sequence MDSDQGKLFVGGISWETDEEKLKEYFGQYGDVYQANIMRDKTTGRPRGFGFVLFSDPSAVDRVLQDKHTIDGRTVEAKRAMSREDQQNSGRGNNGGRDVGGGNIRTKKIFVGGLPPTLTDEGFRQYFENYGSVTDVVIMYDQNTNRPRGFGFISFDNEDAVDRVLQNTFHDLNGKQVEVKRALPKDANPGMGNRGGGGGYNSGGGQNAYDNRMGSNRYMQGQNAGGAFPPYSSSGYGAAGYGYAPANAGMGYGAYPGYGGPASAVYGNPNAQRSSWNAQAASGYGAAGYGNAGPWGAAGAGNGGPTGQSPGAASGYGSQAYGYGGYGGGDGYGNGGNRSGGATGNNGSGGAGERQGGYSSGYGDANGHGGYGAGGYGTQAGSQMGYNSGYGGA from the exons ATGGATTCAGATCAAGGGAAATTGTTTGTAGGTGGGATTTCATGGGAAACGGATGAAGAAAAGCTTAAAGAATATTTTGGGCAATATGGAGATGTTTATCAGGCTAATATTATGAGAGATAAAACAACTGGTAGACCTAGAGGTTTTggatttgttcttttttcaGATCCTTCTGCTGTTGATAGAGTTCTTCAGGATAAACATACCATCGATGGCAGAACG GTCGAGGCTAAGCGAGCAATGTCAAGAGAAGATCAACAGAACTCTGGAAGAGGAAACAATGGTGGTAGAGACGTAGGTGGAGGAAACATTAGAACCAAGAAGATATTTGTTGGAGGATTACCTCCTACTTTAACTGACGAAGGGTTTCGGCAGTACTTTGAGAACTATGGTAGTGTAACTGATGTGGTTATTATGTATGATCAGAATACAAATAGACCCCGTGGTTTTGGATTCATTTCTTTTGACAACGAGGATGCAGTAGATAGAGTTTTACAGAATACCTTCCATGATTTAAACGGGAAGCAAGTTGAGGTTAAGCGTGCACTACCCAAGGACGCCAACCCTGGTATGGGTAACCGTGGGGGTGGTGGTGGTTATAATTCTGGTGGCGGCCAGAATGCTTATGATAATAGGATGGGTTCTAATAGATATATGCAGGGTCAAAATGCAGGTGGTGCTTTTCCACCTTATAGTTCTTCTGGTTATGGTGCAGCGGGTTATGGATATGCGCCTGCTAATGCTGGCATGGGCTATGGTGCGTATCCTGGATATGGAGGCCCTGCCAGTGCTGTGTATGGGAATCCAAATGCTCAAAGGAGTTCTTGGAATGCACAGGCAGCTTCTGGTTATGGTGCAGCTGGTTATGGAAATGCAGGTCCTTGGGGTGCTGCTGGTGCAGGTAATGGTGGCCCGACTGGTCAATCTCCAGGTGCAGCCTCTGGGTATGGGAGTCAAGCTTATGGATATGGGGGTTACGGCGGTGGTGATGGATATGGTAACGGAGGTAATCGTTCTGGAGGGGCCACTGGTAACAATGGATCTGGTGGTGCAGGAGAGAGGCAAGGGGGCTATAGTAGTGGATATGGTGATGCTAATGGTCATGGTGGATATGGTGCTGGTGGTTATGGGACTCAGGCCGGTTCACAAATGGGTTACAATAGTGGATATGGTGGTGCCTAA